The DNA region TCAGCTCGTCGGCGCGCTCCTCCATCAGCTTCACCGCGCGCTGCAGCACCTCGCCGCGCTGCTGTGGTGTCATCTGCGGCCACGGGCCGTTGTCGAAGGCCTCGCGGGCCGCCGCGCACGCGGCGTCGACGTCGGCGACAGACGCCAGCGGCACCTTGCCGACCAGTTCGCCGGTGGCGGGGGAGTGCACCTCGATCACGTCGGAGGTGGCCGGCTCGACCCACTTGCCGCCGATGAACAGCTTGTCCCATTCGGTCTTGAACGCGGTGGTCTGTGTCATGACCGTCACACTACCGAGCGATCGACGAAACGAGAACCTGTTGCAAGACGACCGTCAAGACGGCCGTAACACCAGCACCAGATTGCTCACCAGAAATTCCCGAAGGCCCGGCACACGGGTGAGGCCCCAGGCCCATCGCGGGTGGTAGCGGGGAAAAGCGGCGACCAGCGCGCCGGTCTCATGAGCCCAGCGCAACCCGTCGGCCGCCGACACCGCGAACAACGACGAACCGTAGTCGTTCTTCGGTCGACGGCCGTGTTTGCGGGCATAGCGGTCGGCCGCCCGCCGTCCGCCCAGGTAGTGCGTCAGCCCCATCTCGTGCCCGCCGAACGGTCCCAGCCACACGGTGTAGGACAACACCACCAGTCCGCCCGGCCGCGTCACGCGCAGCATCTCGTCGCCCAGGAGCCAGGGCTGCCGCACGTGCTCGGCGACGTTGGACGACAGGCAGATGTCGACGCTGGAATCGGCGAACGGTAACGCCATCCCGGAGGCCCGCACGAATGCCCCGCGGCGACCGGCCGGGGTGTGCGGCGCGGCGTGCATCTCCTCGGGGTCGGGCTCGACCCCGAGGTAGTGGACTCCGGCGTCGGCGAACGCCGTCGCAAAGTAGCCGGGCCCGCCGCCGACATCGAGCAGGGTCAGACCCGCGATCGGTCTCCCGGACACCGACCGCCACAGATCCCCGACCAGCGCGACGGTGTCGGCGGCCAGCGCGCCGTAGAACCGGTCGGGCTCGCTGCGCTCGAACCGGAACGCCGCGAGCAGACGGACCGAGCGCGCGAACGTCGCCCGTCGCGCGAACAGAGCGGTAGCGACCACCCGGTCACCCTACGCACGCAGTTACGCTGAGTGGCGATGTCTGACAGCCCCGGTGCGACCGCACACGTCTCCTCTGTGCTGCTGCTGTGCTGGCGGGACATCGGCCACCCCCAGGGCGGCGGTAGTGAGACATACCTGCAGCGCATCGGCGCGCAGCTTGCCGACGCCGGCGTCCGGGTGACGCTGCGCACCGCGCGCTACCGTGGCGCCCCCCGTCGCGAGGTGGTCGACGGGGTGCGGGTCCAGCGCGCCGGGGGCCGGTACTCGGTCTACGTGTGGGCACTGGTGGCGATGGCGTTGGCTCGCCTCCGTGTCGGACCGCTGCGACGCGTGCGCCCCGACGTCGTGATCGACACCCAAAACGGGCTGCCGTTCCTGGCGCGGCTGATCTACCGGCGGCGGGTGGTCGTGCTGGTGCACCACTGCCACCGCGACCAATGGCCGGTCGCGGGTCCGGTCATGGGCCGGATCGGCTGGTTCGTCGAGTCGCGGGTGTCGCCGCGGGCACACCGCGGCAACCAGTACGTCACCGTGTCGCTGCCGTCGGCCCGCGACCTGACCGCGCTCGGGGTCCACACCGGCCACATCGCGGTGGTGCGCAACGGCCTGGACGCCGCCCCGGCCGACACGCTGACCGCTCCGCGGTCGCCCACCCCGCGGGTGGTGGTGTTGTCGCGGCTGGTGCCGCATAAGCAGATCGAGGACGCGCTGGAGGCCGTCGCCCTGCTGC from Mycobacterium sp. SMC-4 includes:
- a CDS encoding glycosyltransferase family 4 protein, producing the protein MSDSPGATAHVSSVLLLCWRDIGHPQGGGSETYLQRIGAQLADAGVRVTLRTARYRGAPRREVVDGVRVQRAGGRYSVYVWALVAMALARLRVGPLRRVRPDVVIDTQNGLPFLARLIYRRRVVVLVHHCHRDQWPVAGPVMGRIGWFVESRVSPRAHRGNQYVTVSLPSARDLTALGVHTGHIAVVRNGLDAAPADTLTAPRSPTPRVVVLSRLVPHKQIEDALEAVALLRDRIPQLHLDVLGSGWWADRLVDHASRLGIRDAVTFHGHVDDNTKHAVLQRSWVHVLPSRKEGWGLAVVEAAQHAVPTVGYRASGGLTDSIVDGVTGTLVDDLVGLVEGLDTLLTDRVLREQLGMKAQLRSDEFSWAQSAEAMHAVLESVRRGERVSGII
- a CDS encoding class I SAM-dependent methyltransferase; this translates as MVATALFARRATFARSVRLLAAFRFERSEPDRFYGALAADTVALVGDLWRSVSGRPIAGLTLLDVGGGPGYFATAFADAGVHYLGVEPDPEEMHAAPHTPAGRRGAFVRASGMALPFADSSVDICLSSNVAEHVRQPWLLGDEMLRVTRPGGLVVLSYTVWLGPFGGHEMGLTHYLGGRRAADRYARKHGRRPKNDYGSSLFAVSAADGLRWAHETGALVAAFPRYHPRWAWGLTRVPGLREFLVSNLVLVLRPS